One window of the Triticum dicoccoides isolate Atlit2015 ecotype Zavitan chromosome 3B, WEW_v2.0, whole genome shotgun sequence genome contains the following:
- the LOC119277289 gene encoding DNA-(apurinic or apyrimidinic site) endonuclease, chloroplastic-like has protein sequence MTSKQEPWTRLSHSKKLPGWVAYNPRTMRPPPLSGDTKQMKILSWNVNGLRNIVQSGGFSSALAQRENFDVLCLQETHLKEGDVKDFMNLIPGYEYNYWSCSVARLDYSGTGVISRVKPISVQYGIGIAEHDQEGRVITLEFENFYLVNAYVPNSGRGLRRLVYRVDSWDPSFADFVEKLESFKPVIVCGDLNCARQSIDIHNPPAKTEDAGFTEEERESFQINFDMRGFVDTFRKQHPKAVGYTFWGENQRRNNKGWRLDYFLASGSIIDRVHDSYILPDVTSSDHSPIGLVLKL, from the exons ATGACGAGCAAGCAGGAGCCCTGGACACGACTTTCCCACAGTAAGAAGTTACCAGGATGGGTAGCGTACAATCCAAGGACCATGAGGCCTCCACCATTGAGCGGCGACACCAAGCAAATGAAGATTCTATCCTGGAATGTCAATGGGCTGAGAAATATTGTACAGTCAGGAGGTTTCTCTTCTGCATTGGCTCAGAGGGAGAATTTTGATGTGTTGTGTCTTCAAGAGACACATTTGAAG GAGGGTGATGTTAAAGATTTCATGAACCTGATACCAGGGTATGAGTATAATTATTGGTCATGCAGTGTCGCGAGGCTTGACTATTCAGGGACTGGAGTAATTTCACGG GTAAAACCAATCTCTGTCCAATATGGAATTGGCATAGCTGAACATGATCAGGAGGGCAGGGTTATTACTTTGGAGTTTGAGAACTTTTACTTGGTGAATGCTTATGTCCCAAATTCTGGCCGTGGTTTACGTAGACTG GTTTACAGGGTTGATAGCTGGGATCCATCTTTCGCCGACTTTGTAGAA AAACTGGAAAGTTTCAAGCCAGTAATTGTTTGTGGTGATCTCAACTGTGCTCGTCAGAGTATTGACATTCACAATCCTCCA GCCAAAACTGAAGATGCAGGTTTCACCGAAGAAGAGAGGGAATCATTCCAGATAAACTTTGATATGAGAGGCTTCGTTGATACCTTCAGAAAGCAGCATCCCAAGGCTGTGGGTTACACCTTCTGGGGTGAAAATCAGCGGCGTAACAACAAAG GTTGGCGGTTGGATTACTTTCTTGCGTCAGGATCCATCATCGACAGGGTTCATGATTCGTACATCCTCCCGGACGTGACATCCAGTGACCACAGTCCAATTGGCCTTGTGCTGAAGCTCTAG
- the LOC119277288 gene encoding DNA-(apurinic or apyrimidinic site) endonuclease, chloroplastic-like isoform X3 → MSERTRITYSRRAVSKNSEIKKDEQTVIEKEDDTESTLEIERIRGDPSMLQSMTVKELKELTRTMGVAARGNKKDLVSALMESLGEEVIGKEGASTIEQIGPSEVPSKRKGAASVVVEQKLETSEVISATPSKRSRTKQKSIKGTTPEENPVTTVKINKTSHKKETVVANGAIAKAGLGLNVDGAEPWTVLVHKKPQAEWIPYNPKVMRPPPLSKDTRALKILSWNVNGLKALVKNRGFSVHELAQREDFDVLCLQETKIQEKDVDVIKESLLEGYTNSFWTCSVSKLGYSGTAIISRVKPLSIKYGLGVPDHDTEGRIVTVEFDDFYLLTAYVPNSGDGLKRLTYRVTEWDPCLGNYMKELEKSKPVILTGDLNCAHQEIDIHDPAGNSRSAGFTKEERKSFETNFLSKGFVDTFRKQHPDVVGYSYWGYRHNCRKTNRGWRLDYFLVSESIAERVHDSYILPDVSASDHSPLGLILKL, encoded by the exons ATGAGTGAGAGGACGCGGATTACCTATTCACGTAGAGCTGTCTCTAAGAACAGTGAGATCAAGAAAGATGAACAAACAGTCATAGAAAAG GAAGATGACACTGAAAGCACATTGGAGATAGAGCGAATCAGAGGTGACCCTAGTATGCTCCAATCCATGACAGTGAAAGAACTCAAGGAACTCACAAG GACGATGGGAGTTGCTGCGAGAGGTAACAAGAAAGATTTGGTATCAGCTCTGATGGAATCTCTGGGTGAGGAAGTAATTG GTAAAGAGGGAGCATCAACCATTGAGCAGATTGGCCCATCAGAAGTACCTTCAAAAAGAAAAGGTGCTGCTTCAGTAGTGGTTGAACAAAAGCTAGAAACTTCTGAAGTTATTTCCGCAACTCCTAGCAAGAGAAGTAGAACCAAGCAGAAATCAATTAAGGGCACCACTCCGGAGGAGAACCCTGTGACTACTGTCAAGATAAATAAAACATCACACAAGAAGGAAACAGTTGTTG CCAATGGTGCTATTGCAAAGGCGGGGTTGGGTCTTAATGTGGATGGTGCAGAGCCTTGGACTGTACTTGTACACAAGAAGCCACAGGCTGAGTGGATTCCGTACAATCCTAAGGTCATGAGGCCTCCACCCCTTAGCAAGGATACAAGGGCACTAAAGATTCTATCATGGAATGTCAATGGACTGAAAGCTCTAGTAAAAAATAGGGGCTTCTCCGTTCATGAGTTAGCACAGAGGGAGGATTTTGATGTGCTATGCCTGCAAGAAACGAAAATTCAG GAGAAAGATGTTGACGTCATCAAGGAAAGTCTACTTGAAGGGTATACCAATAGTTTCTGGACATGTAGTGTGTCAAAGCTTGGATATTCAGGGACTGCCATAATTTCACGG GTGAAACCACTTTCTATCAAGTATGGGCTTGGTGTACCAGACCATGATACAGAAGGGAGGATTGTGACAGTGGAATTTGATGATTTTTACTTGCTAACCGCTTATGTGCCAAATTCCGGTGATGGTCTCAAAAGATTG ACTTACAGAGTCACAGAGTGGGATCCATGCCTTGGTAACTACATGAAA GAATTGGAAAAATCGAAACCTGTCATACTAACTGGTGATCTTAACTGTGCGCATCAGGAGATTGATATACATGATCCTGCT GGAAATAGTAGAAGTGCCGGCTTCACAAAAGAAGAAAGGAAATCGTTCGAGACTAATTTTCTGTCCAAAGGGTTCGTGGATACGTTTCGGAAACAGCACCCTGATGTTGTTGGATATAGCTACTGGGGTTATAGGCATAATTGCCGGAAGACTAATAGAG GTTGGCGCCTGGATTACTTTCTCGTGTCGGAGTCCATCGCGGAAAGAGTCCACGATTCATACATCCTTCCCGACGTTTCTGCCAGTGACCACAGCCCGCTCGGCCTCATACTGAAGCTCTAA
- the LOC119277288 gene encoding DNA-(apurinic or apyrimidinic site) endonuclease, chloroplastic-like isoform X2, with translation MQLLLRCGSLLRLYECSGGLPRTNYSCRKLVLPILNVMSERTRITYSRRAVSKNSEIKKDEQTVIEKEDDTESTLEIERIRGDPSMLQSMTVKELKELTRTMGVAARGNKKDLVSALMESLGKEGASTIEQIGPSEVPSKRKGAASVVVEQKLETSEVISATPSKRSRTKQKSIKGTTPEENPVTTVKINKTSHKKETVVANGAIAKAGLGLNVDGAEPWTVLVHKKPQAEWIPYNPKVMRPPPLSKDTRALKILSWNVNGLKALVKNRGFSVHELAQREDFDVLCLQETKIQEKDVDVIKESLLEGYTNSFWTCSVSKLGYSGTAIISRVKPLSIKYGLGVPDHDTEGRIVTVEFDDFYLLTAYVPNSGDGLKRLTYRVTEWDPCLGNYMKELEKSKPVILTGDLNCAHQEIDIHDPAGNSRSAGFTKEERKSFETNFLSKGFVDTFRKQHPDVVGYSYWGYRHNCRKTNRGWRLDYFLVSESIAERVHDSYILPDVSASDHSPLGLILKL, from the exons ATGCAGCTGCTCCTGCGCTGTGGCTCTCTCCTCCGTCTCTACGA GTGTAGCGGTGGGCTTCCAAGAACAAATTACAGTTGTAGAAAATTAGTGCTTCCAATACTAAACGTGATGAGTGAGAGGACGCGGATTACCTATTCACGTAGAGCTGTCTCTAAGAACAGTGAGATCAAGAAAGATGAACAAACAGTCATAGAAAAG GAAGATGACACTGAAAGCACATTGGAGATAGAGCGAATCAGAGGTGACCCTAGTATGCTCCAATCCATGACAGTGAAAGAACTCAAGGAACTCACAAG GACGATGGGAGTTGCTGCGAGAGGTAACAAGAAAGATTTGGTATCAGCTCTGATGGAATCTCTGG GTAAAGAGGGAGCATCAACCATTGAGCAGATTGGCCCATCAGAAGTACCTTCAAAAAGAAAAGGTGCTGCTTCAGTAGTGGTTGAACAAAAGCTAGAAACTTCTGAAGTTATTTCCGCAACTCCTAGCAAGAGAAGTAGAACCAAGCAGAAATCAATTAAGGGCACCACTCCGGAGGAGAACCCTGTGACTACTGTCAAGATAAATAAAACATCACACAAGAAGGAAACAGTTGTTG CCAATGGTGCTATTGCAAAGGCGGGGTTGGGTCTTAATGTGGATGGTGCAGAGCCTTGGACTGTACTTGTACACAAGAAGCCACAGGCTGAGTGGATTCCGTACAATCCTAAGGTCATGAGGCCTCCACCCCTTAGCAAGGATACAAGGGCACTAAAGATTCTATCATGGAATGTCAATGGACTGAAAGCTCTAGTAAAAAATAGGGGCTTCTCCGTTCATGAGTTAGCACAGAGGGAGGATTTTGATGTGCTATGCCTGCAAGAAACGAAAATTCAG GAGAAAGATGTTGACGTCATCAAGGAAAGTCTACTTGAAGGGTATACCAATAGTTTCTGGACATGTAGTGTGTCAAAGCTTGGATATTCAGGGACTGCCATAATTTCACGG GTGAAACCACTTTCTATCAAGTATGGGCTTGGTGTACCAGACCATGATACAGAAGGGAGGATTGTGACAGTGGAATTTGATGATTTTTACTTGCTAACCGCTTATGTGCCAAATTCCGGTGATGGTCTCAAAAGATTG ACTTACAGAGTCACAGAGTGGGATCCATGCCTTGGTAACTACATGAAA GAATTGGAAAAATCGAAACCTGTCATACTAACTGGTGATCTTAACTGTGCGCATCAGGAGATTGATATACATGATCCTGCT GGAAATAGTAGAAGTGCCGGCTTCACAAAAGAAGAAAGGAAATCGTTCGAGACTAATTTTCTGTCCAAAGGGTTCGTGGATACGTTTCGGAAACAGCACCCTGATGTTGTTGGATATAGCTACTGGGGTTATAGGCATAATTGCCGGAAGACTAATAGAG GTTGGCGCCTGGATTACTTTCTCGTGTCGGAGTCCATCGCGGAAAGAGTCCACGATTCATACATCCTTCCCGACGTTTCTGCCAGTGACCACAGCCCGCTCGGCCTCATACTGAAGCTCTAA
- the LOC119277288 gene encoding DNA-(apurinic or apyrimidinic site) endonuclease, chloroplastic-like isoform X1, producing the protein MQLLLRCGSLLRLYECSGGLPRTNYSCRKLVLPILNVMSERTRITYSRRAVSKNSEIKKDEQTVIEKEDDTESTLEIERIRGDPSMLQSMTVKELKELTRTMGVAARGNKKDLVSALMESLGEEVIGKEGASTIEQIGPSEVPSKRKGAASVVVEQKLETSEVISATPSKRSRTKQKSIKGTTPEENPVTTVKINKTSHKKETVVANGAIAKAGLGLNVDGAEPWTVLVHKKPQAEWIPYNPKVMRPPPLSKDTRALKILSWNVNGLKALVKNRGFSVHELAQREDFDVLCLQETKIQEKDVDVIKESLLEGYTNSFWTCSVSKLGYSGTAIISRVKPLSIKYGLGVPDHDTEGRIVTVEFDDFYLLTAYVPNSGDGLKRLTYRVTEWDPCLGNYMKELEKSKPVILTGDLNCAHQEIDIHDPAGNSRSAGFTKEERKSFETNFLSKGFVDTFRKQHPDVVGYSYWGYRHNCRKTNRGWRLDYFLVSESIAERVHDSYILPDVSASDHSPLGLILKL; encoded by the exons ATGCAGCTGCTCCTGCGCTGTGGCTCTCTCCTCCGTCTCTACGA GTGTAGCGGTGGGCTTCCAAGAACAAATTACAGTTGTAGAAAATTAGTGCTTCCAATACTAAACGTGATGAGTGAGAGGACGCGGATTACCTATTCACGTAGAGCTGTCTCTAAGAACAGTGAGATCAAGAAAGATGAACAAACAGTCATAGAAAAG GAAGATGACACTGAAAGCACATTGGAGATAGAGCGAATCAGAGGTGACCCTAGTATGCTCCAATCCATGACAGTGAAAGAACTCAAGGAACTCACAAG GACGATGGGAGTTGCTGCGAGAGGTAACAAGAAAGATTTGGTATCAGCTCTGATGGAATCTCTGGGTGAGGAAGTAATTG GTAAAGAGGGAGCATCAACCATTGAGCAGATTGGCCCATCAGAAGTACCTTCAAAAAGAAAAGGTGCTGCTTCAGTAGTGGTTGAACAAAAGCTAGAAACTTCTGAAGTTATTTCCGCAACTCCTAGCAAGAGAAGTAGAACCAAGCAGAAATCAATTAAGGGCACCACTCCGGAGGAGAACCCTGTGACTACTGTCAAGATAAATAAAACATCACACAAGAAGGAAACAGTTGTTG CCAATGGTGCTATTGCAAAGGCGGGGTTGGGTCTTAATGTGGATGGTGCAGAGCCTTGGACTGTACTTGTACACAAGAAGCCACAGGCTGAGTGGATTCCGTACAATCCTAAGGTCATGAGGCCTCCACCCCTTAGCAAGGATACAAGGGCACTAAAGATTCTATCATGGAATGTCAATGGACTGAAAGCTCTAGTAAAAAATAGGGGCTTCTCCGTTCATGAGTTAGCACAGAGGGAGGATTTTGATGTGCTATGCCTGCAAGAAACGAAAATTCAG GAGAAAGATGTTGACGTCATCAAGGAAAGTCTACTTGAAGGGTATACCAATAGTTTCTGGACATGTAGTGTGTCAAAGCTTGGATATTCAGGGACTGCCATAATTTCACGG GTGAAACCACTTTCTATCAAGTATGGGCTTGGTGTACCAGACCATGATACAGAAGGGAGGATTGTGACAGTGGAATTTGATGATTTTTACTTGCTAACCGCTTATGTGCCAAATTCCGGTGATGGTCTCAAAAGATTG ACTTACAGAGTCACAGAGTGGGATCCATGCCTTGGTAACTACATGAAA GAATTGGAAAAATCGAAACCTGTCATACTAACTGGTGATCTTAACTGTGCGCATCAGGAGATTGATATACATGATCCTGCT GGAAATAGTAGAAGTGCCGGCTTCACAAAAGAAGAAAGGAAATCGTTCGAGACTAATTTTCTGTCCAAAGGGTTCGTGGATACGTTTCGGAAACAGCACCCTGATGTTGTTGGATATAGCTACTGGGGTTATAGGCATAATTGCCGGAAGACTAATAGAG GTTGGCGCCTGGATTACTTTCTCGTGTCGGAGTCCATCGCGGAAAGAGTCCACGATTCATACATCCTTCCCGACGTTTCTGCCAGTGACCACAGCCCGCTCGGCCTCATACTGAAGCTCTAA